A region from the Candidatus Thiothrix putei genome encodes:
- a CDS encoding lytic murein transglycosylase, translating into MRHWIAALLGISLVCSTPAQAACTAPNFNTWLIAFKEDAIASGLKPALLESILGKLQPDAAVIQRDRSQQVFAQDFLTFATKKVNDNRLGLGKANLKKHAALFKRIEQTYAVPAPVLTALWGLETDFGAVTGDFFTLRSLLTLAHDCRRPEMFRIELLSALQLVQKGDLTPAKMRGAWAGEIGQLQFLASRYDQYAVDFNNDGHRDLIHTSADALASGANMLKSSGWRSGEPWLQEVKVPANMDWSLARLNNKLPLEDWATQGVSDADGSPLSGSGTAALLLPMGRNGPAFLAYPNFDVFLQWNESTVYSLTAAYFATRLAGVPAMRKGNAPVAVLSTTQTKALQAKLQAQGMSISKVDGIIGEETRQAVRQAQQKLGLPVDGYPDPELLARL; encoded by the coding sequence ATGCGACACTGGATAGCCGCTCTGTTGGGCATAAGCCTCGTTTGTAGTACGCCTGCGCAAGCAGCGTGTACCGCTCCCAACTTCAACACTTGGTTGATTGCTTTTAAAGAGGATGCGATAGCTTCGGGGTTAAAGCCTGCTTTGCTGGAGAGTATCTTAGGTAAGTTACAACCGGATGCTGCCGTGATCCAACGGGATCGGTCGCAGCAAGTGTTTGCACAAGATTTCCTGACCTTTGCCACGAAAAAAGTGAATGACAATCGTTTGGGGCTGGGGAAAGCCAACCTAAAAAAGCACGCTGCTTTATTTAAACGCATTGAGCAAACCTATGCTGTACCAGCACCTGTTCTGACCGCATTATGGGGGCTGGAAACGGATTTTGGCGCAGTTACCGGTGATTTTTTCACCTTACGTTCCTTGTTGACGTTGGCGCACGATTGTCGCCGCCCGGAGATGTTTCGTATCGAGTTGCTCAGTGCCTTGCAATTGGTGCAAAAAGGTGATTTGACGCCTGCTAAAATGCGTGGTGCTTGGGCGGGTGAAATCGGGCAATTACAATTTCTGGCATCCCGCTACGACCAATATGCGGTCGATTTTAATAATGATGGACACCGTGACTTGATCCATACCAGCGCTGATGCACTGGCTTCGGGGGCGAATATGCTGAAGTCCAGCGGTTGGCGAAGTGGTGAGCCTTGGTTGCAAGAAGTGAAAGTACCTGCCAACATGGATTGGTCGTTAGCACGTTTGAATAACAAATTGCCCTTAGAAGACTGGGCAACCCAAGGGGTGAGCGATGCGGATGGTAGTCCGCTCAGTGGCAGTGGTACAGCAGCGTTATTGTTGCCGATGGGTAGAAATGGCCCCGCTTTCCTCGCGTATCCCAATTTTGATGTTTTTTTGCAATGGAACGAGTCTACGGTATATTCCTTGACCGCCGCGTATTTTGCAACGCGCTTAGCCGGTGTGCCTGCGATGCGTAAAGGCAATGCGCCTGTTGCTGTGTTATCTACGACGCAAACCAAAGCGTTACAAGCGAAGTTACAAGCGCAAGGAATGAGCATTTCCAAAGTGGACGGCATTATTGGTGAAGAAACCCGTCAAGCTGTGCGCCAAGCCCAGCAAAAACTGGGGCTACCGGTGGATGGCTACCCTGATCCTGAATTGCTGGCACGTTTATAA
- a CDS encoding pyridoxal phosphate-dependent aminotransferase — MDIQLSQRVGRVKPSPTLAITALAAQLKASGRDIIGLGAGEPDFDTPEHIKQAGIEAIQKGETRYTAVDGTPALKQAIIRKFKRDNGLDFTPKQILVSCGGKQSFYNLCQAMLNAGDEVIIPAPYWVSYPDMVLLADAVPVIVAAGQREHFKLSAAKLEAAITPKTRLFVINSPSNPTGVAYTLEELAALGEVLRRHPQVLIATDDMYEHVLFEGRKFVNILDACPDLYARTIVLNGVSKAYSMTGWRIGYAGGPEKLIQAMNIIQSQSTSNPTSISQYAAVVALDGDQSFIQTMVSAFEQRHAFVLKAFNAMEGVECLPADGTFYSFPNVEGMIKRLGLENDAALASYLLDKTGVAVVPGSAFGLEGHIRISFATSMANLENALGRIASV; from the coding sequence GTGGATATACAACTTTCACAGCGCGTTGGGCGTGTTAAACCTTCGCCTACACTGGCTATTACTGCATTAGCCGCTCAACTTAAAGCATCAGGCCGCGACATTATTGGTTTGGGGGCAGGTGAGCCTGATTTTGATACCCCTGAGCACATTAAGCAAGCCGGTATTGAAGCGATCCAAAAAGGTGAAACCCGTTATACCGCCGTGGACGGTACACCTGCTTTGAAACAAGCCATTATTCGTAAATTTAAGCGTGATAATGGTTTGGATTTTACCCCCAAACAAATTTTGGTATCGTGTGGTGGTAAGCAAAGTTTCTATAACTTGTGTCAAGCCATGTTAAATGCGGGCGATGAAGTGATTATTCCAGCGCCTTACTGGGTTTCTTATCCCGATATGGTGTTGTTAGCGGATGCGGTTCCCGTCATCGTTGCAGCCGGTCAGCGCGAACACTTCAAGTTATCCGCTGCCAAGTTGGAGGCGGCAATTACCCCGAAAACACGTCTGTTTGTGATTAATAGCCCCTCGAATCCCACGGGTGTTGCTTACACGTTGGAAGAGTTAGCAGCTTTGGGGGAAGTCTTACGTCGTCACCCTCAGGTGTTGATTGCAACAGATGATATGTATGAGCATGTGCTGTTTGAAGGTAGAAAGTTCGTCAATATTTTGGATGCGTGCCCGGATTTATATGCACGTACCATCGTGCTGAACGGTGTTTCCAAAGCCTATTCCATGACCGGTTGGCGGATTGGTTATGCTGGCGGCCCTGAAAAGCTGATTCAGGCGATGAATATCATTCAGTCACAAAGTACCTCCAATCCGACCTCTATTTCACAATATGCGGCAGTGGTAGCCTTGGATGGCGATCAAAGCTTTATTCAAACCATGGTAAGTGCGTTTGAACAGCGTCATGCCTTTGTATTGAAAGCCTTTAATGCGATGGAGGGGGTGGAGTGTTTACCCGCTGATGGCACGTTCTACAGCTTCCCTAATGTCGAGGGCATGATCAAGCGTTTGGGTTTGGAAAATGACGCTGCACTGGCTAGTTATTTATTGGATAAAACCGGGGTGGCGGTCGTGCCGGGTTCCGCTTTCGGCTTAGAAGGGCATATCCGTATCTCATTTGCCACCAGTATGGCGAACTTAGAAAATGCCTTAGGTCGTATCGCTTCAGTTTAA
- the infC gene encoding translation initiation factor IF-3, protein MLHVAYHYLRIKLIALEKEHRINDDINVPKIRLIDAEGENQGVVSLRDALEMAYDAELDLVEIVPNAKPPVCRIMDYGKFRFDESKKAAIARKNQKQVQVKEIKMRPATDEGDYQIKLRKLKEFLEEGDKVKVTLRFKGREMAHKELGMDVLKRVEKELEEVAVVEQFPRLEGRQMVMMLGAKKKPAA, encoded by the coding sequence TTGCTGCACGTCGCTTATCACTATCTGAGGATTAAACTTATCGCTCTCGAAAAAGAACACCGTATTAATGACGATATTAACGTTCCGAAAATTCGTCTGATTGATGCGGAAGGTGAAAATCAAGGTGTTGTCTCCCTGCGGGACGCGCTGGAAATGGCTTACGACGCCGAACTCGATCTGGTGGAAATCGTACCCAATGCGAAGCCGCCGGTTTGCCGCATTATGGATTACGGCAAATTCCGTTTCGATGAAAGCAAAAAAGCCGCTATAGCCCGCAAAAACCAGAAACAAGTGCAGGTCAAAGAAATCAAGATGCGTCCGGCAACGGACGAAGGCGATTACCAGATCAAACTGCGCAAACTGAAAGAGTTTCTGGAAGAGGGTGATAAGGTTAAAGTCACCCTGCGCTTTAAAGGCCGTGAAATGGCTCATAAAGAACTGGGGATGGATGTCCTTAAGCGCGTTGAGAAAGAACTGGAAGAAGTCGCCGTTGTGGAACAATTCCCACGTCTGGAAGGCCGCCAAATGGTCATGATGCTCGGCGCGAAAAAGAAACCGGCAGCTTAA
- a CDS encoding glutathione peroxidase encodes MIKQLFGLVLSFFSAASVLAEPVAGPATDNGCPAALNFTLRELGSEKRVNLCEAYKGKVVLMVNTASKCGFTPQFDGLEKLYSDYKDRGLVVLGFPSNDFAGQDPGSEKEIKDFCELTYGVKFPMFEKTQVLKDNASPLYKVLGEMAGEHPSWNFHKYVLNTKGELIGSFSSFVTPQSDKLVKLIEANLP; translated from the coding sequence ATGATTAAGCAACTTTTCGGGTTAGTGTTGAGCTTTTTCAGTGCTGCTTCTGTGTTGGCTGAACCTGTAGCTGGCCCGGCAACCGATAATGGGTGTCCGGCAGCGTTAAATTTTACTTTGCGTGAATTGGGTTCTGAGAAGCGTGTTAACTTGTGTGAAGCATACAAAGGCAAAGTGGTGTTGATGGTCAATACGGCAAGTAAATGCGGTTTCACCCCACAGTTTGACGGTTTGGAGAAGTTGTACAGTGATTATAAAGACCGTGGTTTAGTGGTATTAGGGTTTCCTTCCAATGATTTTGCTGGGCAAGACCCCGGTTCAGAAAAAGAGATCAAAGATTTTTGTGAGTTAACTTACGGGGTTAAATTCCCGATGTTTGAGAAAACCCAAGTGCTCAAAGATAACGCTTCGCCGCTTTACAAAGTGTTGGGGGAAATGGCGGGTGAACACCCAAGCTGGAACTTTCATAAATACGTGCTGAATACCAAGGGTGAGCTTATCGGTAGTTTTTCCAGCTTTGTTACCCCGCAAAGTGATAAGCTGGTGAAGTTAATTGAAGCGAACTTGCCATAA
- a CDS encoding MerR family transcriptional regulator, producing the protein MEVAALSGQLPPIPGKRYFTIGEVSDLCGVKTHVLRYWEGEFPSLKPMKRRGNRRYYQREDVLLIRQIRTLLYEQGYTISGARQKLLEEAHTPPPPSQPLEPIVVNGNDIAPLVEELERILFLLKY; encoded by the coding sequence ATGGAAGTAGCGGCGCTTAGCGGTCAATTACCACCTATTCCGGGCAAGCGTTATTTCACGATTGGTGAAGTAAGTGACTTGTGTGGGGTAAAAACGCATGTACTGCGTTATTGGGAAGGGGAGTTTCCTTCTCTCAAGCCGATGAAGCGACGTGGCAACCGCCGTTATTACCAGCGCGAAGACGTTTTATTAATTCGCCAAATTCGTACTTTATTGTATGAGCAAGGTTATACGATCAGCGGTGCACGCCAGAAATTATTGGAGGAGGCGCACACGCCACCACCGCCGTCACAACCGCTGGAGCCAATTGTTGTGAATGGCAATGATATTGCACCGTTGGTGGAGGAGTTGGAGCGTATTCTGTTTCTCCTTAAATACTGA
- the ihfA gene encoding integration host factor subunit alpha, translated as MTITLTKADMVEHLFDELGLNKREAKDLVEMFFEEIRDALETGSHVKLSGFGNFMLRDKTQRPGRNPKTGEEIPVTARRVVTFRPGQKLKQRVEEYGSSGA; from the coding sequence ATGACAATAACATTAACTAAAGCAGACATGGTTGAACACCTGTTTGATGAGTTGGGTTTGAATAAGCGTGAAGCCAAGGATTTGGTGGAGATGTTTTTTGAAGAAATCCGTGATGCGTTGGAAACAGGTAGTCATGTGAAGTTATCGGGTTTTGGTAATTTTATGTTGCGTGACAAAACACAACGTCCGGGACGCAATCCGAAAACTGGGGAAGAAATTCCGGTAACAGCACGGCGTGTAGTGACTTTCCGTCCAGGGCAGAAGCTCAAGCAGCGAGTAGAGGAATATGGAAGTAGCGGCGCTTAG
- the pheT gene encoding phenylalanine--tRNA ligase subunit beta — translation MKVSEKWLREWIDTPLALDVIADKLTMSGCEVEARDAVATAFTNIVVGHVVEREKHPDADKLSVCKVDNGRGEILQIVCGAGNVRAGIKVPLALIGAVLPLPDGADLKIKKGKLRGVESFGMLCSSTELGMSDKSDGLLELPDDAPVGMDIREYLKLDDEVIELAITANRGDCMSMIGVARETALVMDVPLNVPEIPAQTVQHTDTFPVELSATDACPRYVGRIIRNINPRAATPIWMQEKLRRAGVRSISATVDVTNYVLLELGQPMHAFDLDTLHGGIVVRYANAGETLKLLDGQTAPLRNDTLVIADAAQPVAIAGIMGGEPTSVTDATRHVFLESAHFRPAKIMGKARSYGLQTDSSARFERGVDPDMPVKAMERATQLIVSICGGEVGTLVDTVADASVLQCKTILLRPERIRRVLGIMLDAATVEGVLARLNCAFTSVDAGWQVQAPLARFDLNIEEDLIEELARVRGYDSIPAELRPRAPRITQPSETTVRRENLRYTLVARGYQEAVTFSFVDPKMEKILAPATDSIALANPISADLGVMRSTLWSGLLRAVTYNVNRQQSRVRLFEIGPAFEQSEDGKPVQKNMLSGVLTGNLYPEQWGQVNRSVDFYDLKGDVETLLEQVTGTRFHFAPVAHAALHSGQSAQIMTDTAVVGWMGMLHPQLEENLGLGQPIYLFELDMGVLMQRTLPKYQAVSKFPAIRRDLALLVREDTLAVALENAVKKAAIPQLMSYYLFDIYAGKGIPEGQKSVALSLILQDFSRTLEDAEINRIIDAVVASLQENVGAVLR, via the coding sequence ATGAAAGTCAGTGAAAAATGGCTGCGTGAGTGGATTGATACCCCGCTGGCGCTGGATGTAATTGCCGACAAACTCACTATGTCCGGCTGCGAAGTGGAAGCGCGTGATGCGGTAGCCACCGCCTTCACCAATATTGTGGTGGGTCACGTTGTCGAGCGTGAAAAACACCCCGATGCGGATAAACTCAGCGTCTGCAAAGTTGATAACGGTCGTGGCGAAATTCTGCAAATCGTTTGTGGTGCGGGCAATGTACGTGCAGGGATTAAAGTACCATTGGCGTTGATTGGCGCGGTATTGCCACTACCCGATGGTGCAGATTTAAAGATCAAAAAAGGCAAGCTGCGTGGTGTGGAATCGTTCGGCATGTTGTGTTCATCGACCGAATTGGGCATGTCTGACAAATCCGACGGCTTGCTGGAATTGCCGGATGATGCGCCCGTGGGCATGGACATCCGCGAGTATTTGAAACTCGATGACGAAGTAATTGAGCTGGCAATTACCGCAAACCGTGGCGATTGCATGAGCATGATCGGTGTGGCACGCGAAACTGCCTTGGTGATGGATGTGCCACTGAATGTGCCGGAAATCCCTGCGCAAACTGTTCAGCATACTGATACATTTCCGGTTGAATTATCAGCGACGGATGCTTGCCCGCGTTATGTCGGGCGGATCATTCGCAATATCAACCCGCGAGCCGCCACGCCGATTTGGATGCAGGAAAAACTGCGTCGTGCGGGTGTGCGCAGTATTTCTGCTACGGTTGACGTAACCAATTACGTGTTGCTGGAACTCGGTCAACCAATGCACGCCTTTGACCTCGACACGCTACACGGCGGTATTGTGGTACGTTACGCGAATGCAGGCGAAACCCTGAAGTTGTTGGATGGGCAAACCGCGCCATTGCGTAACGACACGCTGGTGATTGCTGACGCCGCGCAGCCGGTGGCGATAGCGGGCATTATGGGTGGGGAACCAACGTCAGTGACGGATGCTACCCGCCATGTGTTTCTGGAAAGTGCGCATTTCCGCCCTGCTAAAATTATGGGTAAGGCGCGTAGCTACGGTTTGCAAACCGATTCTTCGGCGCGTTTTGAGCGTGGTGTTGACCCCGATATGCCGGTTAAGGCAATGGAGCGGGCAACACAATTGATCGTGAGCATTTGCGGTGGCGAAGTCGGGACGTTGGTGGATACGGTAGCTGATGCCAGTGTATTGCAATGCAAAACGATTTTGTTGCGTCCTGAACGTATCCGCCGCGTGTTGGGGATAATGCTGGATGCTGCAACGGTTGAAGGTGTGTTGGCACGTTTGAATTGTGCGTTCACGTCCGTCGATGCAGGTTGGCAAGTGCAAGCGCCGTTGGCACGTTTTGATTTAAACATCGAAGAAGATTTGATCGAAGAGCTGGCAAGGGTACGGGGTTACGATTCGATTCCAGCCGAATTGCGCCCGCGTGCGCCGCGTATTACCCAGCCGAGTGAAACAACGGTTAGACGGGAAAATTTGCGTTACACACTGGTGGCGCGTGGGTATCAGGAAGCGGTTACTTTCAGCTTTGTTGACCCGAAAATGGAGAAAATCTTAGCGCCTGCGACCGATAGTATTGCGTTAGCGAACCCGATTTCTGCCGATTTAGGTGTGATGCGTAGTACTTTGTGGTCGGGTTTATTGCGTGCTGTAACTTATAATGTAAATCGTCAGCAAAGTCGGGTACGTTTGTTCGAGATTGGTCCCGCGTTTGAACAAAGCGAAGATGGCAAGCCTGTGCAAAAAAACATGCTATCGGGAGTGTTAACCGGAAATCTTTACCCAGAACAGTGGGGACAGGTGAACCGATCTGTCGATTTTTACGACTTGAAAGGGGATGTGGAAACATTGCTGGAGCAAGTTACCGGAACACGCTTCCATTTTGCACCTGTGGCTCATGCGGCATTGCACTCCGGTCAATCTGCCCAAATTATGACAGATACTGCTGTCGTGGGGTGGATGGGGATGTTACACCCGCAATTGGAGGAAAACTTGGGGCTTGGGCAACCTATTTATCTCTTTGAGTTGGATATGGGTGTGTTGATGCAGCGCACTTTGCCAAAGTATCAAGCAGTTTCCAAATTCCCAGCCATTCGCCGTGATCTGGCCTTGTTGGTTCGGGAAGATACATTAGCGGTAGCTTTGGAAAATGCAGTGAAAAAAGCGGCGATTCCGCAATTAATGTCCTATTATTTATTCGACATTTATGCGGGAAAAGGTATACCAGAAGGTCAAAAAAGCGTTGCTTTAAGCTTGATTTTACAGGACTTTTCACGCACTCTTGAGGATGCGGAAATTAATCGAATCATCGATGCAGTAGTTGCTTCGCTTCAGGAAAATGTCGGGGCAGTATTGCGTTAA
- a CDS encoding agmatine deiminase family protein: MLADDVTNLMENRDFLAEWHPQWGVLLAWPHPDTDWADNLASAETCYAEIVSAISQRENVLLLCHDLPHQTHIQSVLSTLPYHPQRVQFVTIPYDDTWARDFGFITVLHNGQPVLLDFTFNAWGGKFSASQDNAINQRLVKHPLLDSNTLETHSLVMEGGSLETDGQGTLLTTEICLLNPNRNPTLDKATIETELRKALGVSRILWLAHGHLEGDDTDAHIDTLARFADPHSIVYMSCTDPTDSHYKPLLAMEKELLTLRQANGKPYRLFPIPLPAAIYEDGRRLPASYVNFLIINGAVLLPVYADECFDPVAIEQMQAAFPQHEIIPIDCRALIAQNGSLHCITMQIPHEVISR; encoded by the coding sequence TTGTTAGCTGACGATGTGACCAATCTGATGGAAAACCGTGATTTTCTTGCCGAATGGCATCCACAATGGGGCGTGTTGCTGGCCTGGCCACACCCCGATACCGACTGGGCAGACAATCTAGCCTCAGCAGAGACCTGTTATGCCGAAATCGTCAGCGCTATCAGCCAACGTGAAAACGTGCTATTGCTGTGTCATGATCTCCCTCACCAAACACACATTCAATCCGTGTTAAGCACACTGCCCTACCACCCGCAACGTGTGCAGTTTGTCACAATACCCTATGATGATACTTGGGCACGAGACTTTGGCTTTATCACGGTGTTGCATAATGGTCAACCGGTGTTGCTGGATTTTACTTTCAATGCGTGGGGTGGAAAATTCAGCGCATCGCAAGACAATGCGATCAACCAACGCTTAGTCAAGCACCCATTGCTTGATAGCAACACACTCGAAACACACAGCTTGGTCATGGAAGGTGGTAGTCTCGAAACCGACGGGCAAGGTACCTTGCTAACCACTGAAATTTGCCTGCTCAACCCCAACCGCAACCCCACACTCGACAAAGCGACTATCGAAACGGAATTGCGCAAAGCCCTAGGTGTTTCGCGTATCCTATGGTTAGCACACGGTCACTTAGAAGGCGATGACACTGACGCACACATCGACACCTTGGCACGCTTTGCTGACCCACACAGCATTGTTTACATGAGTTGTACGGATCCCACCGATTCGCATTACAAACCCTTACTTGCCATGGAAAAAGAACTCCTGACGTTACGCCAAGCCAATGGCAAACCGTATCGCCTGTTTCCCATTCCGTTGCCAGCCGCCATTTATGAAGATGGGAGACGCTTGCCAGCCAGTTACGTCAACTTCTTGATTATCAACGGAGCCGTGTTACTGCCCGTTTATGCCGATGAATGTTTCGACCCTGTAGCCATCGAGCAAATGCAAGCAGCTTTCCCGCAACATGAAATCATTCCGATTGATTGCCGCGCCCTGATTGCCCAAAATGGCAGCCTTCACTGTATCACCATGCAAATTCCCCACGAGGTCATAAGCCGATGA
- a CDS encoding carbon-nitrogen hydrolase → MSRNLTVAIVQHGNTADYHTNLEHSIAGIRRAAAQGAQLVMLQELHTGLYFCQVEDTDYFDLAETIPGPSTNTLAELAAELSIVIVCSLFEKRAVGLYHNTAVVLDTDGSIAGKYRKMHIPDDPGYYEKFYFTPGDLGFTPIKTSLATLGVLVCWDQWYPEAARLMALAGAELLLYPTAIGWNPQDTAEEKARQRDAWITIQRSHAVANNIPVLSANRIGFESDPSGQTAGSQFWGSSMIVGWQGELLAQADTSSVTELVVTVDLDRTEQVRRWWPYLRDRRIDAYADLVLRYRD, encoded by the coding sequence ATGAGCCGTAACCTAACCGTTGCTATTGTCCAACATGGCAACACTGCCGATTACCACACCAATCTGGAACACAGCATCGCGGGTATTCGCCGTGCTGCCGCACAAGGTGCGCAATTGGTGATGTTGCAAGAGCTGCACACCGGTTTGTATTTCTGTCAGGTGGAAGATACGGATTACTTTGATTTGGCAGAAACCATTCCCGGCCCTAGCACTAACACCTTGGCTGAACTCGCTGCTGAACTCAGTATTGTGATAGTCTGTTCATTATTTGAAAAACGTGCCGTCGGTCTGTATCACAACACAGCGGTAGTTCTAGATACTGATGGTAGTATTGCAGGCAAATACCGTAAGATGCATATCCCCGACGATCCAGGTTATTACGAGAAATTCTACTTTACACCCGGCGACCTAGGTTTCACACCCATTAAAACCAGTCTAGCAACCCTAGGTGTGTTGGTGTGTTGGGATCAGTGGTATCCCGAAGCTGCCCGCTTGATGGCCTTAGCCGGTGCAGAACTGTTGCTCTACCCAACTGCCATCGGCTGGAATCCGCAGGATACCGCAGAAGAAAAAGCACGCCAGCGTGATGCGTGGATAACCATTCAACGTTCCCATGCCGTGGCTAACAATATTCCCGTGCTCAGTGCCAATCGGATCGGCTTTGAAAGTGACCCTAGCGGGCAAACCGCAGGCAGTCAATTTTGGGGTTCCAGCATGATCGTCGGCTGGCAGGGTGAACTACTCGCCCAAGCAGATACCAGCAGCGTAACAGAACTGGTCGTGACGGTAGATTTAGACAGAACCGAACAAGTGCGGCGCTGGTGGCCATATTTACGTGATCGTCGCATTGATGCCTATGCTGATTTAGTGCTACGTTACCGCGACTAA
- the pheS gene encoding phenylalanine--tRNA ligase subunit alpha — protein MQSLLELMGEAHEQISQAVSLAALDQVRVQYLGKTGLLTEQLKQLGKLPHEARKTAGAEINTAKQALTIAIEDRKQSLQAEALSARLQAEKVDVTLPGRRMDTGSLHPVTQTIQRISEIFAQLGFSLAEGPEIEDDFHNFTALNIPESHPARAMHDTFYMDSGLLLRTHTSSVQVRHMENNPPPLRIISPGRVYRCDSDMTHSPMFHQVEGLMVDEDVTFADLKGILEAFFKAFFEVDELPTRFRATFFPFTEPSAETDIQCVHCGGDGCRVCKGTGWLEVMGCGMVHPNVLKNVGIDSEKYTGFAFGFGVERLAMLRYQINDLRVMFDNDVRFLKQFS, from the coding sequence GTGCAAAGTTTGCTGGAACTGATGGGCGAAGCCCACGAGCAGATTTCGCAAGCCGTCAGCCTCGCCGCGTTGGATCAGGTGCGTGTGCAGTATCTAGGCAAGACAGGTTTGTTGACTGAGCAACTCAAGCAATTGGGCAAGTTACCGCATGAAGCGCGTAAAACAGCGGGTGCGGAAATCAATACCGCCAAGCAAGCCTTGACCATTGCAATTGAAGACCGCAAGCAAAGCCTGCAAGCTGAAGCCTTGAGTGCACGTTTGCAAGCGGAAAAGGTCGATGTCACTTTACCGGGGCGGCGCATGGATACCGGTAGCCTGCACCCTGTTACCCAGACTATTCAACGCATTAGCGAGATCTTCGCACAGTTGGGTTTCAGTTTGGCAGAAGGCCCTGAGATTGAAGACGATTTTCACAATTTTACCGCCTTGAATATCCCGGAATCGCATCCGGCGCGTGCCATGCACGACACATTTTATATGGATAGCGGCTTGCTGCTGCGTACCCATACCTCCTCCGTGCAAGTGCGTCACATGGAAAATAACCCGCCACCGCTGCGTATCATTTCGCCGGGTCGGGTGTACCGTTGTGATTCGGACATGACCCACAGCCCGATGTTCCACCAAGTGGAAGGTTTGATGGTGGATGAAGATGTCACTTTCGCGGATTTGAAAGGCATTCTCGAAGCCTTCTTTAAAGCTTTCTTTGAAGTGGATGAATTGCCGACGCGCTTCCGCGCCACGTTCTTCCCGTTTACTGAGCCATCCGCTGAAACCGATATTCAGTGCGTGCATTGCGGCGGTGACGGTTGCCGCGTGTGCAAAGGCACGGGTTGGCTGGAAGTCATGGGCTGCGGCATGGTGCATCCGAACGTATTGAAAAACGTCGGCATCGACAGCGAAAAATACACCGGCTTCGCGTTTGGTTTCGGGGTCGAGCGTTTGGCGATGTTGCGCTACCAAATCAATGATTTGCGCGTGATGTTTGATAACGACGTGCGTTTCTTGAAACAGTTTAGCTAA
- the rpmI gene encoding 50S ribosomal protein L35, giving the protein MPKMKSSRAAAKRFKKSGSGLFKRKQSHLRHILTKKSTKRKRHLRSGDNFVVAADHGNVQKMLPYA; this is encoded by the coding sequence ATGCCTAAAATGAAAAGTAGCCGTGCTGCGGCTAAGCGTTTCAAGAAGAGCGGAAGTGGCTTGTTTAAACGCAAGCAGTCACACCTGCGTCATATCTTGACCAAGAAATCCACCAAGCGTAAGCGTCATTTGCGTTCAGGCGACAACTTCGTTGTTGCAGCCGATCATGGCAATGTGCAAAAAATGCTGCCCTACGCATAA
- the rplT gene encoding 50S ribosomal protein L20, whose amino-acid sequence MARVKRGVTAHARHKKILKLAKGYYGARSRVYRVAHQAVIKAGQYAFRDRRQKKRQFRALWIVRINAGARMFGLSYSRMMNGLKKANISLDRKVLADLAVHDITAFGAVAEKAKAALAA is encoded by the coding sequence ATGGCAAGAGTTAAACGTGGTGTAACGGCACATGCCCGTCACAAGAAAATCCTCAAGCTGGCTAAAGGTTACTACGGTGCCAGAAGCCGGGTCTACCGGGTTGCGCATCAAGCAGTCATCAAGGCTGGTCAATACGCATTCCGCGACCGTCGTCAGAAAAAACGCCAGTTCCGCGCTTTGTGGATCGTGCGTATTAATGCCGGTGCACGTATGTTCGGTCTGTCTTACAGCCGCATGATGAATGGTTTGAAGAAAGCTAACATTAGCCTTGACCGTAAGGTTCTGGCTGATTTGGCTGTTCACGACATCACTGCGTTTGGTGCAGTCGCAGAGAAGGCAAAAGCTGCCCTGGCTGCTTAA